In the Alligator mississippiensis isolate rAllMis1 chromosome 7, rAllMis1, whole genome shotgun sequence genome, one interval contains:
- the GINS4 gene encoding DNA replication complex GINS protein SLD5, with protein MAESPDSPDPAGHDSDGGSEELVLTPAQLIRSLEQAWLNEKFAPELLESKAEVVECVMEQLEHMESNLKRVKGVDLKVGIHRMEIERIRYVLSSYLRCRLGKIEKFFPHVLEKEKSRADGDPSILSPEEFAFAKEYMANTESYLKSVALKHMPPNLQKVDLLQAVPKPNLDSFVFLRVLERQENILVEPETDEPREYTIDLEEGSQHLIRYKTIAPLVASGAVQLI; from the exons ATGGCGGAGAGCCCGGACTCCCCCGATCCCGCCGGGCACGACTCGGACGGCGGCAGCGAGGAGCTGGTGCTCACCCCGGCCCAGCTCATCCGCAGCCTGGAGCAG gcCTGGCTGAACGAGAAGTTTGCCCCGGAGCTGCTGGAGAGCAAAGCGGAGGTGGTGGAGTGCGTGATGGAGCAGCTGGAGCACATG GAGTCCAACCTGAAGCGAGTCAAGGGCGTGGACCTGAAGGTTGGCATCCACCGCATGGAGATAGAGCGCATCCGCTATGTGCTCAGCAGCTACCTGCGCTGCCGCCTGGGGAAG ATCGAGAAGTTCTTCCCCCATGTCCTGGAGAAGGAGAAGTCCCGCGCGGACGGGGATCCTTCCATCCTGTCCCCGGAGGAGTTTGCCTTTGCCAAGGA GTACATGGCAAACACGGAGAGCTACCTGAAGAGCGTGGCACTGAAGCACATGCCGCCCAACCTGCAGAAGGTGGATCTCCTCCAGGCTG TTCCCAAGCCTAACCTGGACTCCTTCGTGTTCCTGCGCGTCCTGGAGCGGCAGGAGAACATCTTGGTGGAGCCTGAGACCGACGAGCCGAG AGAGTACACCATCGACCTGGAGGAGGGCTCCCAGCACTTGATCCGCTACAAGACCATCGCGCCCCTCGTGGCCTCAGGTGCCGTGCAGCTCATCTAG